One segment of Thermococcus sp. AM4 DNA contains the following:
- a CDS encoding ATP-binding cassette domain-containing protein, which produces MERAVILRNVRKRYGGNLVLDGVDLEVGKGDSVCIVGRNGSGKSTLLRIIAGLTDFEGTVELNVSGIGFVAQRPALYSRLTVRDDIELFSALSGRADPKWIDGLVSMLGLREFMDVPVEKLSHGTVKKLDLVCALVGNPELVLLDEPLVSLDVESREAMLSVYDLFGEKGKTVVSVTHFIELLKPKCDAVYLLERGKLKRIG; this is translated from the coding sequence ATGGAGCGTGCAGTGATCCTCAGGAACGTCAGGAAGCGCTATGGTGGGAACCTGGTGCTGGATGGCGTCGATCTCGAGGTGGGAAAGGGGGATTCGGTGTGCATAGTTGGCAGGAACGGAAGCGGAAAGAGCACCCTCCTCAGGATCATCGCCGGTTTGACGGACTTCGAGGGGACGGTTGAGCTCAACGTCTCGGGGATAGGCTTCGTGGCCCAGCGGCCGGCCCTCTACTCCCGGCTGACCGTCAGGGACGATATCGAGCTCTTCTCGGCTCTCTCGGGGAGGGCTGACCCGAAGTGGATAGATGGCCTCGTTTCCATGCTCGGTCTCCGGGAGTTCATGGACGTTCCCGTTGAGAAACTATCCCACGGCACCGTGAAAAAGCTCGATCTTGTGTGCGCCCTCGTCGGAAATCCGGAGCTCGTCCTCCTCGACGAGCCGCTGGTTTCCCTCGATGTCGAGTCGAGAGAAGCTATGCTGTCGGTTTACGATCTCTTCGGGGAGAAAGGAAAGACGGTCGTGAGCGTTACCCATTTCATCGAGCTTCTGAAGCCGAAATGCGACGCGGTGTACCTCCTTGAGAGGGGCAAATTAAAGAGAATCGGCTAA
- a CDS encoding ABC transporter permease, giving the protein MQLELLLKEIKLIARRKSVLFFLLFVPLFLGAVSGTYRTAIPEDTPVAIVITANASPEQVHAIMQLARTFSHPHLVPNLSRAIDGLQREEYYVVIEVKRFNGLEHGEYVVYYDRSMNPVASLSENLLRLLRIELGSSSVRAVGINEAVSLPEFFFPGVLLFVAMLIGFELVADNCISERPVLPRLQLYGVAGRNVLLRLVVMLLLVLLQSLIIMAVYWVMKVEMPLNWPSLAILLLNTLFFSLLGLLVTMLLRFEPHAKTFLHVLMGFIIFISGLFYPVGFFPEALQRVARLTPTYYSAVLMRSFMFRPVNPSLYIDYIAINVVSVVLLSIAVLIVHGRALKWSVQ; this is encoded by the coding sequence ATGCAGCTTGAACTGCTGCTCAAGGAGATCAAACTAATCGCCCGCAGGAAATCGGTGCTGTTCTTTCTTCTCTTCGTACCCCTTTTTCTAGGTGCGGTCTCGGGCACTTACAGAACGGCTATACCAGAGGACACTCCAGTTGCGATAGTGATAACCGCGAACGCAAGCCCTGAGCAGGTTCACGCCATCATGCAGCTCGCGCGGACGTTTTCGCACCCCCACCTCGTGCCGAACCTCAGCCGGGCCATCGACGGACTCCAGCGCGAGGAGTACTACGTCGTAATCGAGGTCAAGCGCTTCAACGGCCTCGAACACGGGGAGTACGTGGTCTATTACGACCGCTCTATGAACCCCGTGGCATCGCTCTCTGAGAACCTGCTTCGGCTGCTCCGGATTGAACTGGGGAGTTCTAGCGTGAGGGCGGTGGGGATCAACGAGGCCGTCTCCCTGCCCGAGTTCTTCTTTCCGGGGGTTCTTCTGTTCGTCGCCATGCTGATCGGCTTTGAGCTTGTCGCCGACAACTGCATCTCCGAGAGGCCGGTTCTTCCCCGTCTTCAATTGTACGGCGTTGCAGGCAGAAACGTCCTTCTGCGGCTCGTCGTCATGCTCCTCCTGGTCCTTCTTCAGAGCCTGATAATCATGGCCGTTTACTGGGTCATGAAGGTCGAGATGCCCCTGAACTGGCCTTCCCTGGCCATTCTGCTCCTGAACACGCTGTTCTTTTCCCTCCTTGGCCTTCTCGTCACGATGCTCCTTAGGTTTGAGCCCCACGCCAAAACGTTCCTCCACGTGTTGATGGGGTTTATAATCTTCATCTCCGGCCTTTTCTATCCAGTCGGCTTTTTCCCGGAAGCCCTTCAGAGGGTCGCGAGACTGACGCCGACTTACTATTCCGCGGTCTTAATGAGGTCCTTCATGTTCCGCCCCGTTAATCCGTCGCTTTACATCGATTACATCGCAATCAACGTCGTCTCGGTCGTTCTCCTCTCGATAGCGGTCTTAATCGTTCACGGGAGGGCTTTGAAATGGAGCGTGCAGTGA
- a CDS encoding DUF192 domain-containing protein, producing the protein MIINETKGRAWHGRVELADTFLKRFKGLMLVGNVNYALVFVLPVESRLNASIHMFFMLSDIDVIWLDSTRRVVDFTTARKWRVYTPKKSARYIIEGPVGLIRALDVGEGDLISWQVTERKEKSVPVKVSLPGKVSFENGKGSVALVESVSELKTEGT; encoded by the coding sequence ATGATAATCAACGAAACCAAGGGCAGGGCATGGCACGGTCGGGTTGAGCTGGCGGATACATTCCTCAAGCGATTCAAAGGGCTAATGCTCGTTGGCAACGTGAACTACGCCCTCGTTTTCGTCCTCCCGGTTGAAAGCAGGCTCAACGCCTCGATTCACATGTTTTTTATGCTGAGCGACATCGACGTGATCTGGCTCGATTCAACGAGACGCGTTGTGGATTTCACGACGGCCAGGAAGTGGCGCGTTTACACCCCGAAAAAATCAGCCAGGTACATCATCGAGGGGCCGGTCGGCCTAATCCGGGCCCTCGACGTTGGAGAGGGCGATCTGATAAGCTGGCAGGTTACGGAACGGAAGGAGAAATCCGTGCCTGTTAAGGTTTCCCTCCCTGGAAAGGTTTCGTTTGAAAACGGAAAGGGCAGCGTGGCGCTGGTGGAGAGCGTAAGCGAGCTTAAAACCGAGGGTACCTGA
- the pfdA gene encoding prefoldin subunit alpha, whose protein sequence is MGMAEEKKVRTLEQIQDEIRSYLGEIEYLRSQIGAIDATIADLRIVDATLAYIKEKGKGKAIYIPLGSGIAIKGKIENPDDVIMDVGAGILVGATIDEARENIEKRINALMNLRLALLRKIEEDTRKVNELLKELQEMQPEKK, encoded by the coding sequence ATGGGAATGGCCGAGGAGAAGAAGGTTAGGACCCTTGAGCAGATTCAGGACGAGATCAGAAGCTACCTCGGTGAGATTGAGTACCTCAGGAGCCAGATTGGAGCAATCGACGCTACCATCGCCGACCTCAGGATAGTCGACGCGACCCTCGCCTACATCAAGGAGAAGGGCAAGGGCAAGGCAATCTACATCCCGCTCGGGAGCGGCATAGCGATAAAGGGCAAGATTGAGAACCCCGACGACGTCATCATGGACGTTGGAGCCGGAATCCTCGTCGGGGCAACAATCGACGAGGCCAGGGAGAACATCGAGAAGAGGATTAACGCCCTCATGAACCTCCGCCTGGCCCTGCTGAGGAAGATTGAGGAGGACACCAGGAAGGTCAACGAGCTCCTCAAGGAGCTCCAAGAGATGCAGCCCGAGAAGAAGTGA
- a CDS encoding prefoldin subunit: MEAVKAYELELELRQVRELRKAIELKMKELEYAEGIITATKAERKLYRAFADLLVEVTKDEAIEHIERMRLAYKRELERLKEKEKEIIEKLSKLRT; encoded by the coding sequence GTGGAGGCAGTGAAGGCTTACGAGCTCGAACTTGAGCTCAGGCAGGTTAGGGAGCTCAGGAAGGCGATAGAGCTCAAGATGAAGGAACTTGAATACGCTGAGGGGATTATAACGGCAACCAAGGCCGAGAGGAAGCTCTACAGGGCCTTCGCGGACCTGCTCGTTGAGGTAACGAAGGACGAGGCAATCGAGCACATCGAGAGAATGCGCCTTGCCTACAAGAGGGAACTCGAAAGGCTCAAGGAGAAGGAAAAGGAGATAATAGAGAAGCTCTCCAAGCTCAGGACTTGA
- a CDS encoding 2-oxoacid:ferredoxin oxidoreductase subunit gamma — MRKEVLFSGFGGQGVILASVILGRAAAVYENLYAVQTQSYGPESRGGASRAEVVISDEPIDYPKTLHPDYAVFFSQEAYSKYLHTVKEGATVIVEKDLVPHRDEEFEKRLNVIALPLTEIAEETTGLSLTMNILTLGILVGVTGIVSREAIEKAVRDAVPRGTEEINVKALKKGFEIAKELKS, encoded by the coding sequence ATGAGGAAGGAAGTTCTCTTCAGCGGGTTCGGCGGCCAGGGTGTCATTCTGGCGAGCGTTATCCTTGGAAGGGCCGCCGCTGTCTACGAGAACCTCTATGCGGTCCAGACTCAGAGCTACGGGCCGGAATCGAGGGGCGGTGCGAGCAGGGCCGAGGTGGTTATAAGCGACGAGCCGATTGACTACCCCAAGACGCTCCACCCAGACTACGCCGTCTTCTTCTCGCAGGAGGCCTACAGCAAGTACCTTCACACGGTGAAGGAAGGAGCAACGGTAATAGTTGAGAAAGACCTCGTTCCCCACCGCGATGAGGAGTTCGAGAAGAGGCTCAACGTCATCGCTTTGCCCCTGACCGAGATAGCCGAGGAAACCACCGGGCTAAGCCTGACGATGAACATTCTAACCCTCGGCATACTCGTCGGCGTGACAGGGATAGTGAGCAGGGAAGCGATAGAGAAGGCCGTCCGCGACGCCGTTCCAAGGGGGACCGAGGAAATAAACGTCAAGGCCCTCAAGAAGGGCTTTGAGATAGCGAAAGAGCTCAAGTCCTGA
- a CDS encoding 2-oxoacid:ferredoxin oxidoreductase subunit beta — MYLKSAYEIRDKYLRKDMLPTIFCPGCGIGSVLQFTLRAIDDLGLNQDEIVWVSGIGCSSRVPGFVNFDGLHTTHGRALAFATGIKLANPDLKIIAFMGDGDAAAIGGNHFIHAIRRNLDVTVILINNFTYGMTGGQVAPTALKGLRGTTAPYGQFENPFDIANLAVSAGANYVARWTVFNYLQGINSIKKALQKEGFTLVEFLSPCPISFGRRNRMKTAPELIRWYQKITVPLAKAKKMSEEELEGKIVIGEFADRDRPGLVREYQEYIKRAKKMMGWEQ; from the coding sequence ATGTACCTGAAGTCCGCTTACGAAATCCGCGACAAGTACCTGAGAAAGGACATGTTGCCCACTATCTTCTGTCCGGGCTGTGGAATCGGTAGCGTTCTCCAGTTCACACTAAGGGCCATAGACGACCTCGGCCTCAACCAGGACGAGATAGTCTGGGTGAGCGGAATAGGCTGTTCCTCCCGCGTTCCGGGCTTCGTCAACTTCGACGGCCTTCACACGACCCATGGGAGGGCCTTGGCCTTTGCCACGGGCATAAAGCTCGCCAACCCCGATTTGAAGATAATCGCCTTCATGGGCGATGGAGATGCCGCGGCAATAGGCGGAAACCACTTCATCCACGCCATCAGGAGGAACCTTGACGTCACGGTAATCCTCATCAACAACTTCACCTACGGAATGACCGGCGGACAGGTCGCCCCGACCGCTCTAAAGGGCCTGCGCGGGACTACCGCTCCCTACGGCCAGTTCGAGAACCCCTTCGACATAGCCAACCTGGCGGTTTCCGCCGGGGCGAACTATGTCGCTCGCTGGACGGTTTTCAACTACCTCCAGGGAATCAACAGCATAAAGAAGGCTCTCCAGAAGGAGGGCTTCACGCTCGTTGAGTTCCTTTCGCCCTGTCCGATAAGCTTCGGAAGGAGGAACAGGATGAAGACGGCACCAGAGCTAATCCGCTGGTACCAGAAGATAACCGTCCCGCTCGCCAAAGCTAAGAAGATGAGCGAGGAGGAGCTTGAGGGCAAGATAGTCATCGGCGAGTTCGCGGACAGGGACAGGCCCGGCCTCGTGAGGGAGTATCAGGAGTACATAAAGAGGGCCAAGAAGATGATGGGGTGGGAGCAATGA
- a CDS encoding 2-oxoacid:acceptor oxidoreductase subunit alpha, with the protein MRYPFPVGKSDFIQGDEAIARAAILAGCRFYAGYPITPASEIFEAMALYMPLVDGVSIQMEDEIASIAAIIGASWAGAKAMTATSGPGFSLMQENLGYAVMTETPIVVVDVQRGGPSTGQPTLPAQGDIMQSIWGTHGDHMLIVLSPSTVQEAFDFTIRAFNLAEKYRTPVVLLTDAEIAHMRERVYIPKPEEIETVYRKLPQNDEEAKLPFGDPHGDGVPPMPIFGKGYRTYVTGLTHDERGRPRTVEAEIHERLIKRIFRKVLDHKDEIISREEFMLEDAEIAIVTTGIVSRSAVRAVKILREKGVKAGLLKLNTIWPFDFDYIEELAARVRKIYVPEMNLGQLYHLVREGANGKAEVELIVKIGGEVHTPMEIVERVVG; encoded by the coding sequence ATGAGGTACCCGTTTCCGGTCGGCAAGTCCGACTTCATCCAGGGCGATGAGGCCATAGCGAGGGCGGCTATACTGGCCGGCTGTCGCTTCTACGCTGGCTACCCGATAACCCCCGCGAGCGAGATATTCGAGGCGATGGCCCTCTACATGCCCCTCGTCGATGGAGTTAGCATACAGATGGAGGACGAGATAGCGAGCATAGCGGCGATAATAGGCGCTTCCTGGGCGGGAGCGAAAGCGATGACCGCAACGAGCGGTCCCGGCTTCTCGCTGATGCAGGAAAACCTCGGCTACGCCGTGATGACTGAAACGCCGATTGTTGTCGTTGACGTCCAGCGCGGTGGGCCTTCAACGGGCCAGCCAACTTTACCGGCTCAGGGCGACATAATGCAGTCCATCTGGGGAACGCACGGCGACCACATGCTGATAGTTCTCTCCCCGTCAACCGTTCAGGAAGCCTTTGACTTCACGATTAGGGCCTTCAACTTGGCTGAAAAGTACAGGACGCCGGTCGTTCTGCTCACCGATGCCGAGATAGCCCACATGCGCGAGCGCGTTTACATTCCGAAGCCGGAGGAGATTGAGACCGTTTACCGCAAGCTTCCCCAGAACGATGAGGAAGCGAAGCTCCCCTTCGGCGACCCTCATGGCGACGGCGTTCCACCGATGCCGATTTTCGGGAAGGGTTACAGAACCTACGTTACGGGCCTAACGCACGACGAGCGCGGAAGGCCGAGGACGGTTGAGGCGGAAATCCACGAGAGGCTCATAAAGAGGATTTTCAGAAAGGTACTCGACCACAAGGACGAGATAATCAGCAGGGAGGAGTTCATGCTCGAAGACGCGGAAATCGCGATAGTCACGACCGGAATAGTTTCGCGCTCCGCAGTGAGGGCCGTCAAGATACTCCGCGAGAAGGGAGTCAAGGCCGGCCTGCTGAAGCTCAACACGATATGGCCCTTCGACTTCGACTACATCGAGGAGCTGGCAGCGCGCGTGAGAAAGATATACGTGCCGGAGATGAACCTCGGACAGCTCTACCACCTCGTCAGGGAAGGCGCCAACGGAAAGGCGGAGGTCGAGCTGATAGTCAAGATAGGCGGTGAGGTGCACACGCCGATGGAGATAGTCGAAAGGGTGGTGGGATGA
- a CDS encoding DUF2283 domain-containing protein — translation MKIEYSQDADVLVIRLRDDEVVDSVDLGEGVIAHLNEKGEVVEIEILDASKSVDFRELVLRIPSGVVA, via the coding sequence ATGAAGATAGAGTACTCGCAAGATGCTGACGTCTTGGTTATCCGGCTCAGGGATGACGAAGTCGTCGATTCGGTTGACCTCGGCGAGGGCGTTATCGCGCACCTGAACGAAAAAGGGGAAGTCGTGGAAATAGAAATCCTCGACGCGTCTAAGTCCGTTGACTTCAGGGAGCTTGTCCTCAGGATTCCGAGCGGGGTGGTAGCATGA
- a CDS encoding DUF4258 domain-containing protein: MKVVEERDHPKGRIIVIQTNEEECQILITHHALSRARHWKLSLEKLVEAILYPEEVLTGHHDRFIAHKAENDHIIRVIYEYENGVPIVVTVYRPRKERYFMGGGVYEDRVLARC, translated from the coding sequence GTGAAGGTTGTTGAGGAGAGAGACCACCCCAAAGGCAGAATCATAGTAATTCAGACGAATGAGGAAGAGTGCCAAATCCTAATAACACACCACGCACTTTCCCGCGCAAGGCACTGGAAACTCTCGCTTGAAAAGCTCGTGGAAGCGATACTGTATCCTGAAGAGGTCCTAACGGGGCACCACGACAGGTTTATAGCACATAAAGCAGAGAATGACCATATTATCAGGGTTATCTACGAGTATGAGAATGGCGTTCCCATAGTTGTGACGGTGTATAGACCGCGTAAAGAGCGTTACTTCATGGGTGGTGGTGTTTATGAAGATAGAGTACTCGCAAGATGCTGA
- a CDS encoding 2-oxoacid:ferredoxin oxidoreductase subunit gamma, whose product MQIRLAGIGGQGVVLAGVILGEAAAIEGLNVLQTQDYSSASRGGHSIADVIISKEPIYDVMVTRADVLVALHQLGYDTVKDSLKEDGLLIIETDLVKPDRDYVGAPFTRIAEETTGLALTVNMVALGYLVAKTGVVKKESVEEAIRRRVPKGTEEINIKAFRAGYEEGLK is encoded by the coding sequence ATGCAGATTAGGCTCGCCGGAATCGGCGGTCAGGGAGTTGTTTTGGCCGGAGTAATCCTCGGCGAGGCCGCCGCGATTGAGGGCTTGAACGTCCTTCAGACCCAGGACTACAGCTCCGCGAGCAGGGGAGGCCACTCCATAGCGGACGTCATAATCTCAAAGGAGCCTATTTACGACGTAATGGTCACTAGGGCGGACGTTCTCGTCGCGCTTCACCAGCTCGGCTACGACACCGTCAAGGACTCGCTGAAGGAGGACGGGCTTCTAATCATCGAGACCGACCTTGTAAAGCCCGATAGGGACTACGTCGGCGCGCCCTTCACCAGAATCGCCGAAGAGACAACCGGGCTTGCCCTGACGGTCAACATGGTCGCGCTCGGCTACCTCGTGGCGAAGACGGGCGTTGTGAAGAAAGAAAGCGTTGAGGAAGCGATTAGAAGGCGCGTTCCGAAGGGAACCGAGGAGATAAACATCAAGGCCTTCAGGGCCGGTTATGAGGAGGGGCTGAAGTGA
- a CDS encoding HEPN domain-containing protein, with protein MNEEIGALIRRAEERLKASWELYSKGYYGFAISSAYYSMFYCARALLLSKGVNPKSHAGVHAQLGKEFVKTGILPAKLYTAYSKALNMRHTADYDVFVEYTEEDARDVLKGAEEFLEFTKEYLEV; from the coding sequence ATGAACGAGGAAATCGGGGCACTCATCAGAAGGGCCGAGGAGAGGCTCAAAGCTTCCTGGGAGCTTTACTCCAAGGGCTACTACGGTTTCGCAATCTCAAGCGCGTACTACTCGATGTTCTACTGCGCCAGGGCGCTTCTGCTCTCAAAGGGAGTCAATCCCAAGAGCCACGCGGGGGTTCATGCCCAGCTCGGAAAGGAGTTCGTGAAGACTGGGATACTTCCGGCTAAGCTCTACACAGCGTATTCAAAGGCCCTGAACATGAGGCATACGGCCGATTATGACGTTTTCGTCGAGTACACCGAGGAAGACGCCCGGGACGTTTTGAAAGGCGCGGAGGAGTTTTTGGAGTTCACGAAGGAGTATCTGGAGGTGTGA
- a CDS encoding nucleotidyltransferase family protein gives MFETVGKKVKEAFGDRVEEVVIFGSRARGDAKPESDLDVLVVLDKIEPEDWDRAGELSAGLTLELGISVMIVLHTRKDSLYETAVREGIAV, from the coding sequence ATGTTTGAGACCGTTGGGAAGAAAGTGAAGGAAGCCTTTGGGGACAGGGTTGAGGAAGTTGTAATCTTCGGTTCCCGGGCGAGGGGTGACGCTAAACCCGAGAGCGACCTCGACGTCCTCGTGGTGCTTGATAAGATAGAGCCTGAGGACTGGGACAGGGCAGGAGAGCTCAGCGCCGGGCTAACGCTTGAGTTGGGGATTTCGGTCATGATTGTCCTTCACACGAGAAAGGACAGCCTCTACGAGACCGCCGTGAGGGAGGGCATAGCGGTATGA
- a CDS encoding 2-oxoacid:ferredoxin oxidoreductase subunit beta, with translation MPEIYSKYPMVKYLRKEALPTALCPGCGGGTVLNAFANAVDQLKLDPRDLVVVSGIGCSAWIASPYFLADTLHTTHGRAIAFATGVKVGLPDKKVVVISGDGDLASIGGNHLLHAARRNIDITVILVNNFIYGMTGGQVAPTTPFGAKTTTTPYRNIEHPLQISETIAAAGASYVARWTTAHVYQLIESIKKALTVKGFSLVEVISQCPVQFGRRNRMKEPAEMLRWFLKNSVPISKARKMSPEELEGKFVIGEFVNRQRPEFTEELNKLIDEVQEHFGLKGGDDV, from the coding sequence ATGCCCGAGATTTATTCTAAGTACCCGATGGTTAAGTACCTCCGCAAGGAGGCCCTGCCAACCGCTCTATGTCCCGGCTGTGGCGGTGGAACGGTTCTGAACGCCTTCGCCAACGCGGTTGACCAGCTCAAGCTCGACCCGAGGGATTTGGTTGTCGTGAGCGGAATAGGCTGTTCCGCGTGGATAGCCTCCCCCTACTTCTTGGCAGATACCCTCCACACGACGCACGGAAGGGCGATAGCCTTCGCTACGGGAGTTAAGGTCGGTTTGCCGGACAAGAAGGTCGTCGTCATAAGCGGAGACGGCGATTTAGCTAGTATAGGCGGAAACCACCTGCTTCATGCAGCCAGAAGGAACATCGACATAACGGTGATTCTCGTCAACAACTTCATCTACGGAATGACCGGCGGACAGGTCGCTCCGACGACGCCCTTCGGGGCAAAAACGACGACAACACCCTACCGCAACATCGAGCACCCGCTCCAGATTTCCGAGACGATAGCGGCGGCAGGGGCGAGCTATGTAGCCAGATGGACCACAGCCCACGTTTACCAGCTCATCGAGAGCATCAAGAAGGCCCTAACTGTTAAGGGTTTCTCGCTCGTCGAGGTCATCTCGCAGTGTCCCGTTCAGTTCGGAAGGAGGAACAGGATGAAAGAGCCCGCCGAAATGCTCCGCTGGTTCCTGAAGAACAGCGTTCCGATAAGCAAGGCCAGGAAGATGTCGCCTGAGGAGCTTGAAGGCAAGTTCGTCATCGGAGAGTTCGTCAACAGGCAGAGGCCCGAGTTCACAGAGGAGCTCAACAAGCTGATTGACGAGGTTCAGGAGCACTTTGGCCTTAAGGGTGGCGATGATGTTTGA
- a CDS encoding 2-oxoacid:acceptor oxidoreductase subunit alpha gives MIIRGDEPEQIRLLRKLYKPGNYFMQGNEAVAYGALFAGCRFYAGYPITPSSEIAETMARELPKLGGYYLQMEDEIGSIAAMVGASWTGFKVMTATAGPGFSLMQENLGYAVMTETPLVLVDVQRSGPSTGQATKGAQGDFFQARWGTHGDHPIVALSPTSGQDAFWEIIRAFNIAERLRTPVVFLFDGVLAHTRELIKIPDVDEVEITYRKLPANEEEAKLPFGDPHGDGVPPMPLFGHGYFTHVTGSTHKENGLRDVYTPEVHDRLVRRLHRKIEKNRHVYEKYEEHFTDDAEILVVSWGVTARPALGAVLKAREEGIKVGLFVPKTVHPFPGERMKELGKRVRAILVPEMNLGQMILEVQRYVNDDVLLKGVNKIGGVPLTVEEILREIRGVA, from the coding sequence ATGATAATCCGCGGTGACGAGCCGGAGCAGATTAGGCTCCTCAGGAAGCTCTACAAGCCCGGCAACTACTTCATGCAGGGCAACGAGGCAGTTGCCTACGGTGCGCTCTTCGCCGGCTGTCGATTCTACGCTGGCTACCCGATAACTCCGTCGAGCGAGATAGCGGAGACGATGGCGAGGGAGCTTCCGAAGCTCGGTGGCTACTACCTCCAGATGGAGGACGAGATTGGAAGCATCGCGGCGATGGTAGGTGCCTCCTGGACGGGCTTCAAGGTCATGACCGCAACGGCTGGCCCGGGTTTCTCGCTGATGCAGGAAAACCTTGGCTACGCAGTAATGACCGAGACCCCGCTCGTTCTGGTTGACGTCCAGAGGAGCGGGCCTTCAACGGGCCAGGCCACGAAGGGAGCACAGGGCGACTTCTTCCAGGCCAGATGGGGAACGCACGGCGACCACCCGATTGTAGCCCTTTCGCCGACGAGCGGGCAAGACGCCTTCTGGGAAATCATCAGGGCATTCAACATCGCCGAGAGGCTCAGGACTCCAGTGGTGTTCCTCTTCGACGGTGTTCTCGCCCACACAAGGGAGCTCATCAAGATTCCCGACGTTGATGAGGTTGAAATAACCTACCGCAAGCTTCCTGCCAACGAGGAGGAAGCGAAGCTCCCCTTCGGCGACCCGCACGGAGATGGCGTTCCGCCGATGCCCCTCTTCGGCCACGGCTACTTCACCCATGTAACAGGTTCAACCCACAAGGAGAACGGCCTGCGCGATGTTTACACGCCGGAAGTCCACGACAGGCTCGTGAGGAGGCTCCACAGGAAGATAGAGAAGAACCGGCACGTCTATGAGAAGTACGAGGAGCACTTCACCGACGATGCCGAAATACTCGTCGTCAGCTGGGGAGTAACGGCAAGACCTGCCCTCGGAGCCGTTCTGAAGGCAAGGGAGGAAGGAATAAAGGTCGGCCTCTTCGTGCCGAAGACTGTCCACCCGTTCCCCGGAGAGAGGATGAAGGAGCTCGGAAAGCGCGTTAGGGCTATACTCGTCCCGGAGATGAACCTCGGCCAGATGATTCTCGAGGTCCAGCGCTACGTCAACGACGACGTCCTGCTCAAGGGCGTGAACAAGATTGGTGGCGTTCCCTTAACCGTTGAGGAAATCCTGCGCGAGATAAGGGGTGTTGCCTGA
- a CDS encoding 2-oxoglutarate ferredoxin oxidoreductase subunit delta translates to MAENANTVVEKNGYLVVGKAEGIVEIDVDTFLCKGCGICVEMCPRKVFEWSKELSEKGVHYPVPVHAEKCVKCKLCELLCPDFAIAVRW, encoded by the coding sequence ATGGCGGAAAACGCGAATACTGTTGTTGAAAAAAACGGATATCTTGTCGTCGGAAAGGCGGAAGGAATCGTTGAGATTGACGTTGATACATTTCTCTGCAAGGGCTGTGGAATTTGTGTCGAGATGTGCCCGAGGAAGGTCTTCGAGTGGAGCAAGGAGCTCAGCGAGAAGGGTGTACACTACCCGGTCCCTGTTCACGCGGAGAAGTGCGTCAAGTGCAAACTCTGTGAGCTCCTCTGCCCGGACTTCGCCATCGCGGTAAGGTGGTGA